AACTGGCCGGCGTTACGCTCGAACAGCGGTTGCAACTCCATCTCGGCCATGGCCAGGCTTACCCCGTGCAGTTCGGCATAGCGCCGGGGCAGGTGTTCCATCCAGAAGTGGTTGTCGAAATGCAGGTCGAGCAAGGTGCCGTCCATGTCCAGCAGGACGGTATCGATATCGGACCAGGGCAGTGGCGGCATGGTGGGTTCTCAAGCAGGTAAGTAAATATATCCGACACAGACAATCGGAAAAGCCACGGTATAGTAACCCGATCACGCCAAGGAGCCGTTTATGCGCCAGAAACCCACCGTCCTCGCCCGCGAAATTGTCGCCAGTAGTCGTTTGTTCCGCGTGGAGGAAGTGCAACTGCGCTTTTCCAATGGCGTTGAACGGACCTACGAGCGCCTGGTGGGCCGTGGTGCAGGGTATGGCGCGGTAATGATCGTGGCGATGATCGACGCGGACCACGCGCTGCTGGTGGAAGAATACTGCGGCGGCACGGATGAGTATGAACTGTCCTTGCCCAAGGGCCTGATCGAGCCGGGCGAGGACGTGCTGGCGGCGGCAGACCGTGAGCTCAAGGAAGAGGCGGGCTATGGCGCACGGCAGTTGGAACACTTGACCGAACTGTCCCTGTCCCCCGGCTATATGAGCCAGAAAATCCAGGTGGTGCTGGCCACCGATTTGTACGAAGAGCGCCTGGAGGGCGACGAGCCCGAGCCTATGCGCGTGGACCGGGTCAACCTGCGCGAGCTTGCACAACTGGCGCAGAACGTGCAGTTCAGCGAAGGCCGCGCCCTGGCCGCGTTGTACCTGGTGCGTGACCTGTTGACCCAGCGCGGAGCCTACCAGCCATGAGCGAGTTGTTCCTCGGCCACCCCTACATTGCCCCGGTGATTGAACTGGCCCGCCAGGCCGGCGAGGCGATCCTGCCGTATTGGCGCGCCGATGTGGCCGTGACGGCCAAGAAGGATGATTCGCCGGTCACCGCCGCCGACCTGGCCGCCCATCATCTGATTCTCGACGGTCTCACCAAGCTGGACTCGAGCATCCCGGTGCTGTCGGAAGAAGACGCCGATATCGACCAGAGCGTGCGTGCCGGTTGGCAGCGCTGGTGGCTGGTAGACCCACTGGATGGCACCAAGGAATTTATCAGTGGCAGTGAAGAATTTACCGTCAACATCGCCTTGATCGAACAGGGGCGGGTGGTGTTTGGTGTGGTGTCGATGCCCACCAGTGGCCGCTGCTACTTCGGTGGCGCCGGCCTTGGAGCGTGGCGTTCCGACGTGAATGCTGCGCCCCGGCCGATCCAGGTGCGCCAGAAGCCCGCCGTTGGCGAGGCGTTCACCGTAGTCGCCAGCCGTCGCCATACCAGCCCCGAACAAGAGCGCTTGCTCGACGGATTGAGTGAAGGGCTGGGGGAGTTGAAACTGGCCAATATCGGCAGTTCCTTGAAGTTTTGCCTGTTGGCCGAAGGCAGCGCCGATTGCTATCCGCGCCTGGCGCCGACGTCGCAGTGGGACACCGCTGCCGCCCAGGGCGTGCTGGAGGGTGCTGGCGGCCAAGTGCTTGAGTTGAATGGCCAGCCGTTCAGCTACCCGGCGCGGGCGTCGCTGTTGAACCCGTTCTTCCTGGCTTTGCCGGCCAAGGCCGCCTGGCGCGAGCGGTTGCTGGCCCTGGCAAGGTCATAAACCGCCGCGACCAAAAATGTGGGAGCGGGCTTGCTCGCGAAAGCGGTGTATCAGCCAATACAAGTGCTGACTGATACACCGCTTTCGCGAGCAAGCCCGCTCCCACATAACCCCTGTGCCCACAGTGGTTATGTGTTGCAGGGTTTAGCGGTGCAGGACGTACTGCCCGGTAAACACCACTGCCCGCTCTTCACTGCCCTCATTCACTATCCATGTCTGCAACGCCAGCCGTGCCCGGCCATGGCGCTTGTAGGTCGTCACAAAGCGCTTCCACACCTTGTCTTCCGGCGCCTGGCAAATCGCCGTGGCGTCTTGGGTGACAGGCAATGGGTAGCTGATCTGCCCTTCCTGGATCACGATATGCCCGTCTTCGATCCCTTCCTCCCGCAATTGCAGGTGCAGCCAGCCCCAACCTGCGAGTACGGCGCCGCAGTACAAGCTGCCGCCAAACATGGTGCTCTTGTGATTGATATTGGCTTGCAAGGGTAAGTGCAGGCGCAGTTGCCGGTCCTGCCAGTCGAGCACCTTGAGGCCCATCTCCCGGGTGAGGGGGATGTCATGGTGCAGAATGGATTCCAGGTAACGGCTATCGCGGCTCATGGCGGTCTCTTGGCGGGGGGGAAAGGTCATTCGTCATCGGCATGGGCGTTGCCGCTGTCGGCAAAGCTCAGCCCATGCTTGCGCAACTTGTCATGCAAGGTCTTGCGTGGCACTCCGAGGGCTTCGGCCAGGCTGCGCACGGAGCTGTGGGGGCGACCGAGTTCGGCGGCGATCAAGGCTTTTTCAAAGTGCTCGACTTGCTCGCTCAAGCCACCGGTAGACATCGGTACGCCGGGCGCCGGGCCGTCGGGCGTGCTGTCCAGGGCCAGTTCCAGGCCGAGGGCGAAGCGTTCGGCGACGTTTTGCAGCTCCCGCACGTTGCCTGGCCAGTTATGGCGCAACAGCATTGCCCGTTGGCCGGGCTGCAACTCATGCAGTGGCAGGCCGTGGCGGCTACTGGCCTCGTCGGCGAAGTGCTGGAACAGCATCAAGGCATCTTCGCCACGCTCACGCAGGGGCGGAATGCGCAACGGCGCGACGTTCAGGCGGTAGTACAAGTCCGCACGGAAGCGCCCCTGGTCGGCGGACTGGCGCAGGTCTTCCTTGGTGGCGGCGATGATGCGGATATCCAGCGGGATCTGCTGATTACCCCCCAGGCGCTCGACCACGCGCTCTTGCAGCAGGCGCAGCAGCTTGACCTGTACATCCAAACTCATGCTTTCGATTTCATCGAGGAACAACGTGCCGCCGTTGGCAAACTCGAACTTGCCGATCCGCCGCTTCTGCGCCCCGGTAAACGCCCCCGGCTCATGGCCGAACAGTTCGCTTTCGACCACGGATTCGGCCAGCGCCCCGGCGTTGATGGCAACGAAGGGCCCGGTGCGGCGGTTCGACAGGTCGTGCAGGGCGCGCGCTACCACTTCCTTGCCGGCGCCGGTTTCACCGAGGATCAGCACATCGGCGCGGGTCGCCGCCAGCGCGCCAATCTGCTCGCGCAGGCGCAGCATCGGCGCCGACTGGCCCACCAGGCGGGTGCTCAGTTGCTGGCGATCACTCAGGGCCAGGCGCAGGCTACGGTTGTCCAGCACCAGTCGGCGCAGGCTCAGGGCGCGGCGCACGCTGTCGAGCAGGGCGTCGCTGGCAAAGGGCTTTTCGAGGAAATCATAGGCACCAGCGCGCATCGCCTGTACGGCCAGAGGCACATCGCCGTGGCCGGTGATCAGTAGCACCGGCAACTCCGAGTCCTGGCCGTGCAGTTCGGCGAGCAGCTCCATGCCGTCCATGCCGGGCATGCGAATGTCGCTGACCACCACCCCCGGCCAGTCACGTGACAGCTGCGCCGTGAGGCCGGTGGCTTCGCCAAGGGGCAGGACTTTCAGCCCGGCCAGGTCCAGGGTCTGGCACAGGGCCTGACGCAGGTGCGGATCGTCGTCGATCAACACCACCTGAATCTGGTTATCGATACTCATACACTGCGGTCCTCGGACGGTTGCAGACTGACGCCAGGTGCTCCGGCGCGCAGTTTCAAGGTTATCAGTGCGCCGCCTTCCTTGTGGTTGGCGAACAACAGTTCGCCACCAAAGGCACGCATCAGGGTGTCACAGATGGCCAGGCCCAACCCCAGGCCCTGGGTACGGGTCTTGGTGGTGTAGAACGGCTCGCCGGCGCGGCCCAGGGCTTCCATGCAGAATCCCGGCCCGTTATCGCGGATGTACAGGTTGACGCCTTGATCGGTGGATTCGGCACTCAGCCACAGTTTGCGCGGTGGGCCTTTTTCGGTGAGGGCGTCCAGGGCATTGGCCAACAGATTGCCCAGTACCTGGCGCAGGCGGGTTTCCCCGGCTTCCACCCACAGGGAGGCCTCTGGCAAGTCGCGGATCAGTTCCACTTCCATGGCCCGCCGACGCTTGGCCAGCAACGCCAGCGCATCGTCCAGGGCCGGTTGCAGGGCCACGCTTTCCGGGGCATGCCGGTCGCGGCGGGCAAAGGCGCGCAAGTGGGCGATGATCGAGGCCATGCGCCCGGTCAGTTCGCTGATCAGCTTGAGGTTGCCTCGGGCGTCGTCGGTGCGCTGGTGGTCGAGGAGGATCTCGGCGTTTTCCGCGTAACTGCGAATGGCCGCCAGGGGCTGGTTGAGCTCATGGCTGATGCTCGCCGACATGGTACCCAGCGCCGACAGTTTGCCGGCCTGCACCAGGTCATCCTGAGCGCGTACTAGCTCCTGCTGGGCATTTTCCCGCTCCAGTACTTCCTGGCGCAGGCGGCGGTTGAGGCCTTCGAGGTCGCTGGTCCGTTCGGCCACGCGCATTTCCAGCTCGCGCCGGGCCTTGGCTTCAAAGGCAATGCGTTCCAGGTAATGACGACGACGCTGCATCATCAAGCCGAGCAGCAGCATTAGCACCAGCAAGGTCGCGCCGCCGACCGCGACTACCGTGCGCACGGGGCGGTCGATCAGGGTGCGGGGGGTGAGGATTTCCACATTCCAGCCGGTTTCGGCGATTTCGCTGGATTGGCGCAGCCAGGCGCTGGGGCTGAAATTCAGGGGCTGCGGATCTCGGGTCGGATAGGGCTGGATCGCGATGATCGCCTGGCGCTCGGCCTCGGTCAGGGGCCGGGTCGCACGAAAACGCCATTGTGGGCGTGAGGTCAGGATCACCACGCCGTTGTGGTCAGTCACCAGCAGTTGTTCGGGAGTCTGGCCCCACAGGCTTTCGGTATGGTCCAGGTCAACCTTGACCACCAGCACGCCGATCACATGTTCATCTTCGCGCACCGCAGCGGCGAAGAAGTATCCGCGCTTGGCTGAGGTGGTGCCCAGGCCGAAGAAACGGCCCAGGCGCCCGGCCATGGCTTCGCTGAAATAAGGTCGAAAGGAAAAGTTGCGGCCGACGAAACTGTCCTGTTTGTCCCAGTTCGAGGCGGCCAGGGTCTTGCCGCGGGTGTCCATCAGGTACATCACTTCCACGCCTGCCTGGGCCGCAACCTGCTTGAGCAATTGGTTGGCGGCGACCAGGTTGGTGCTGACCTGGGGCGCCGCCAGGGCGGTGCGCAGGGCCGGCAGGTCGCCGAGGATTTGCGGCAGCACTTCGTAGCGGTGCAGGGTACCCAGCAGGTTGGCGACGTACAGGTCGAGGGTCTGGCGGTTCTGCCCGGCCAGTTCGCTGCGGTAGTAACGTTCGGCCAGATGCTCCAGCGGCCACAGCAGCGGGGCCAGGCACAAGGCCAACAGGGCCAGGCTGCGCCAGCGGGGTCTTGGTGGAAGGGGTGGAGTCATGGGAGTCATGCGCCTATGGGTACAGGCGCATTATGCCTAGTGCTGCTGTGCAAGACACTCGCGCAATGCTTCGCGCCATTGTGGTTGGCCGACTTGCCATTGTTGTTGCAGGCGGCTGCAATCGAGGCGCGAATTCAACGGGCGCTTGGCGGGCGTTGGGTAGTCACTGGCGGGAATCCCTTCAAGCGCGGCGCAGGCCTTGCCTTCGGCCAGCAGGTGCTCGCCAATGGCCTGGGCAAAGCCGAACCACGAGGTCTCGCCCTGGGCCGTCAGGTGATACACGCCCCAGTCTCCGGCCTGGCCGGCCTGCCAGCGCTCGATCAGTGCACGGGTGCTGTTGGCGATGGTCCCGGCCCAGGTCGGCGCGCCGATCTGGTCGGCGACGATGCGCATCTGCGGCTTTTCCTGGAGCAGACGCTGCATGGTCAGCAGGAAATTCTTGCCGTGGCACGAATACACCCAACTGGTGCGCAGGATCAGGTACTGACCGCCCACCGCCGCGATGGCCTGTTCGCCCGCCAGCTTGCTCATGCCGTAGACGCCCAACGGGTTGGGCGCGTCGTCCTCGCTGTAGGGCGCAGGTTTGCTGCCGTCGAACACGTAGTCTGTGGAGTAGTGGATCAACGCAATGCCCAGGACCTTGGCTTCTTCGGCCAGGATGCCGGGCGCGGTGGCATTGATCGCGAAGGCAACGTCGGGCTCGTTCTCGGCCTGGTCCACAGCGGTATGCGCCGCAGCGTTGATGATCAGCCCGGGGCGATGGCTGCGTACCTGTTGGCGGATCTGTTCGGGGTTAGTCAGGTCGAGCTGGTCGCGACCCAGCACCACCAGTTCGCCCAGGCCCTGGAGCCGCTGTTGCAACTCACGGGAAACCTGGCCGTGTTGGCCGGTGATGAGGATTTTCAAGGGTGTGCTCATGGGAACAGGTCGGCTTCCAGCAGGGGCTTGCCCTGCTGATCCTTGGCGGATAGTTGTGGCGGCTCGGTCAATTGCCAGTCAATGGCCAGCGTTGGGTCATTCCACAAAATGCAGCGCTCGGCACTTGGCTGGTAATAGTCGGTGGTTTTGTAGAGGAACTCGGCGTAGTCGCTCAGTACCACGAAGCCATGGGCGAACCCTTCCGGTACCCACAGTTGCCGATGATTCTGCGCAGACAGGCGCACACCCACCCATTGGCCGAAATTCGGCGAACCGCGGCGGATGTCGACCGCCACGTCCAGGACCTCGCCGGCGCTGACGCGCACCAGTTTGCCCTGGGTATGTTCCAGTTGGTAATGCAGGCCGCGCAATACGCCTTTCTGTGAGCGTGAGTGGTTATCCTGGACAAAGTTGCGCGTCAGGCCGGTGGCCTCTGCAAACGCGCGGGCATTGAAACTTTCGTAGAAGAAACCACGTTCGTCACCGAACACCTTAGGTTCGATGATCAACACGCCCGGCAGGGTGGTTTGGACGATATTCACTGGCGCTCTCCAGCCAGGGCGAACAGGTACTGCCCGTAGCCGGTCTTGCCAAAATACTTCGCCCGCTCGAGCAAATGCTCACGGTCGATCCAGCCGTTCTGGTAAGCGATCTCTTCCAGGCACGCCACTTTCAAGCCTTGGCGGTGCTCGATGGTTTGTACGTACTGCGAGGCCTCCAGCAGGCTGTCGTGGGTACCTGTGTCGAGCCAGGCGAAACCTCGGCCAAAACGCTCAACCTGAAGGTCGCCTCGTTGCAGATAGGCATTGTTGACGTCGGTGATCTCCAGTTCGCCGCGTGGCGAGGGTTTGATCGATTTGGCAATCTGGATCACGTCGTTGTCGTAGAAGTACAGCCCGGTCACCGCATAGCTGGATTTGGGCGTGAGAGGCTTCTCTTCGATGGACAGGGCGCGGCCTTCGCTATCGAAGTCGATCACGCCAAAGCGTTCTGGATCCTTGACCCAGTAGCCGAACACCGTGGCGCCCTTTTCGCGTTTGACGGCGCTGTGCAGTTGCTGGCTGAAGCTCTGACCGTGGAAGATGTTGTCGCCCAGAATCAGGCACACAGGGTCCTTGCCAATAAATGCTTCGCCGATCAGGAATGCCTGGGCCAGGCCGTCCGGGCTGGGCTGCTCGGCGTAGCTGAAGGTAACCCCGAACTGGCTACCGTCCCCCAGTAGGTTGCGGTACTGCGGCAGGTCCGCCGGGGTCGAAATCACGAGAATTTCCTTGATGCCGGCGAGCATCAGCACCGAGATCGGATAGTAGATCATCGGTTTGTCATAGATCGGCAACAACTGCTTGGACACCCCCAGAGTAATGGGGTGCAAGCGGGTGCCGGAGCCGCCGGCCAGTACAATTCCCTTCATCATGCGATCAAATCCTTTAGGTCGGTGTTGCCCAGTCGTTGTCCTTGATAGCTGCCGTCCTGCACCCGGCGGCACCACTCCAGGTTATCCAAATACCACTGAACGGTCTTGCGCAGGCCGGTTTCGAAGGTTTCTTCAGGAACCCAGCCCAATTCGCGCTCGATCTTGCTGGCATCGATGGCGTAGCGCTGGTCGTGGCCTGGGCGATCCTTGACGAAGGTGATCAGGTCGGTGAACTGGGCAACGCCGGCCGGACGCTGTGGCGCCAGCTCTTCGAGCAGGGCACAGATGCCACGGACCACGTCGATGTTTCTCTGTTCGTTGTGACCGCCGATATTGTAGGTCTCGCCCACCACACCTTCGGTGACCACTTTGAGCAACGCACGGGCGTGGTCTTCGACAAACAGCCAGTCGCGTACTTGCAGGCCATCGCCGTACACCGGCAGGGCCTTGCCTGCCAGGGCATTGAGGATCACCAGCGGGATGAGCTTCTCTGGGAAGTGGAACGGCCCGTAGTTGTTCGAGCAGTTGGTCAGCAGCACCGGCAAGCCGTAAGTGCGCTGCCAGGCGCGGACCAGGTGGTCGGACGCCGCCTTGCTCGCGGAGTAGGGCGAGCTTGGCGCGTAAGGCGTGGTTTCGGTGAACAGATCATCCACGCCATGCAGGTCGCCATACACTTCGTCGGTGGAGATGTGATGGAAGCGGAAGGCGCTTTTGGCCGGCTCTGGCAACTGTTGCCAGTAGGCGCGAGTGGCTTCCAGCAGGCTGTAGGTGCCGACGATGTTGGTCTGGATAAAGTCCGACGGACCGTCGATGGAGCGGTCGACATGGGACTCGGCTGCCAGGTGCATGATGGCCTGGGGCTGAAAGCGTGCCAGCACTGCGCTGACGGTGGCCTGGTCGATGATATCGGCCTGGACGAATTCATAGCGGGTATTGGTCGCAATACTGGTCAGCGACTCAAGATTGCCGGCGTAGGTCAGTTTGTCGAGGTTGAGCACTTCATGCCCGGTATGTTGAATCAAGTGCCGGACCAGAGCCGAGCCAATAAATCCTGCACCGCCGGTAATCAGAATGCGCATGTCAAAAGCCCTTTTCCTTAGACAGACATAAAGCGAATGGAGCATAGCTTGTGTTGTGGCGCGGGCCGGTGCAAGGGCGCGCGGTCAGATTGGCGGCTTGGCCGTCGCCCAGGGCTTGCGCAAACCCCTTCAACAATGGCGATATAAGCGCCGGACAAAAAACCAGGGGCCGTCACATGTTGCTCGATACATTGATCCACCGCGCCAGTTTGCCGTGCCCGCAGGTCGGGCCGCAGCAGGCTTTGCAGTTGCTGGAGCAGCATTACGGCTTCACTGGCACGCTGCAGTCCCTGGGCAGCCAGCAAGACCTCAATTACCGAGTCGATAGCGACCGTGGCCGCTTCGTCCTGAAAATCTGCCGTGGCGAGTATGCCTCCATTGAATTGCACGCCCAGCATGCGGCCCTGGCGCACTTGCAATCCGGGGTGCGGGTGCCAGAGGTCATCAGGGCCCTCGACGGCGAGCAACTGCTGACCGTGACGGTCGCCGGGCAAACCCTGCATGTGCGGTTGCTGGACTATATCGAAGGCCAGCCGCTGACCCACCTGCCGCACCTGGGCCGTGAGGTGATCCAAGGTTTTGGCCGGCTGTGCGGGCAGATGAGCCTGGCATTGGCCGGCTTCACCCATGCGGGCCTTGAGCGCACGCTGCAGTGGGACCCGCGCCATGCCCGGGAGCTGATCAGTCATTTGTTGTCGGCACTCGACAACCTGCCGCACCGCGCGGCCCTGGAACGGGTCGCCGCACAGGTCGAGCAGCGCATCCGGCCCCTGGCCGATCAATTGCCCTGGCAAGCCGTGCATATGGATATCACCGATGACAATGTGGTCTGGCAGCGCGATGCCCAGCGGCATTGGCAGGTGCAGGGGGTCATCGATTTCGGCGATCTGGTGCACACCTGGCGGATTGCCGATCTGTCGGTGACCTGTGCTGCGTTACTCCACCATGCCGAGGGCGACCCGTTCGCGATGCTGCCGGCGATCCAGGCCTATCACGCCCTGACGCCCTTGCAGCCGCAGGAGTTGCAGGCGCTGTGGCCGCTGATCGTGGCCCGCGCGGCGGTGTTGGTGTTGAGCAGTGAACAGCAGCAGCGCCTGGATCCGGATAACGCCTACCTGTTGAAGAATGCCGAGCACGAGTGGGAAATCTTCCAGGTTGCCACCTCGGTGCCATTTGAGTTGATGGAGTCGGCGATCCTGGCGTGCGTCGGTGCGACCCCGTCGTTCACGACCAGCGAAGGCTTTGCCCCGCTGTTGCCGGGCCTGGTGGGGCGTGAGTTCGCGCTGATCGACCTGGGCGTGCTCAGCCCGCATTTTGAGGCGGGCAACTGGGAAGCCCCCGGCATCGATCAGCAGCTATTGCAGCAAGCGGCCGCGGCCCATGGCTTGGCGGCCAGCCGGTATGGTCAATATCGCCTGTCCCGCACACGCCCCGACAGCGCGGCCGAACCCGATACCTGCGCGCTGCATGTCGAGTTACACGCGCCCCCGGGCACTGTCGTACAGGCGCCGTTTGCCGGCACCCTGCGCCGCACGGCCGATGGCGGGTTATGTGTGCACAGTGCGCAACTGAACGTATGGCTGTGGGGTGTTGAACCGGTGTTGCAGGCCGGCGCAGCGGTGCTCAAGGGCCAGGTCCTGGGTGAGGTTGGCGGGCTATTGGCGGTGCAACTGTGCCGCGTCGACCTTGAGCCACCGTTGTTCTGCACGCCATCGCGCGCAGCGGCCTGGCAGGCGTTGTGCCCCTCGCCGGCGACGCTGCTGGGCCTTGCCTGCGACGCCGAGCCAGAGCTGGATCCACACGCCTTGCTGGCCCGGCGCGATGCCAGCTTTGCGCGCTCGCAGAAGCACTATTACCTCGACCCTCCACGCATCGAGCGCGGTTGGCGCAACCATCTGATCGACATGCAGGGCCGTTCGTATCTGGACATGCTCAACAATGTCGCGGTGCTGGGCCACGGCCATCCACGCATGGCGCAGGTGGCGGCGCGGCAGTGGTCGCTGCTCAACACCAACTCACGCTTTCATTACGCCGCGATTGCCGAGTTCTCCGAACGTTTGCTGGCCCTGGCCCCGGATTCCATGGACCGGGTGTTCCTGGTCAACAGCGGCACTGAAGCCAACGACCTGGCGATCCGCCTGGCTTGGGCCTACAGCGGCGGACGCGACATGCTCAGTGTGCTGGAGGCCTACCACGGCTGGTCGGTGGCGGCCGATGCGGTGTCCACTTCGATCGCCGACAACCCCCAGGCCTTGAGCAGCCGGCCAGACTGGGTGCATCCGGTGACCGCGCCCAATACCTATCGTGGCCATTTCCGTGGCCCGGACAGTGCGCCGGATTATGTGCGTAGCGTCGAGCACAACCTGGCGAAGATCGCGGCCAGTCAGCGCCAGCTGGCGGGTTTTATCTGCGAGCCGGTGTATGGCAATGCCGGCGGTATTTCCTTGCCGCCGGGCTACCTGCAGCAGGTGTACGCCCTGGTCCGCGCCCGGGGCGGGGTATGTATTGCCGATGAAGTGCAGGTCGGTTACGGACGCATGGGCCATTTCTTCTGGGGTTTTGAGGAGCAGGGCGTGGTGCCGGACATCATCACCATGGCCAAAGGCATGGGCAACGGCCAGCCCCTGGGCGCGGTGATTACCCGCCGGGAAATCGCCGAAGCCCTGGAGGCCGAAGGGTATTTCTTCTCGTCCTCGGGCGGCAGCCCGGTGAGTTGCCGGATCGGCCTGGCAGTGCTGGATGTGATGGAGGAAGAGCAACTTTGGGAAAACGCCCAGGTGGTCGGCGGGCATTTCAAGGCGCGGCTGCAAGCGTTGATCGAGCGCCATCCCCTGGTGGGGGCGGTGCATGG
The Pseudomonas hygromyciniae genome window above contains:
- the rfbA gene encoding glucose-1-phosphate thymidylyltransferase RfbA; this translates as MMKGIVLAGGSGTRLHPITLGVSKQLLPIYDKPMIYYPISVLMLAGIKEILVISTPADLPQYRNLLGDGSQFGVTFSYAEQPSPDGLAQAFLIGEAFIGKDPVCLILGDNIFHGQSFSQQLHSAVKREKGATVFGYWVKDPERFGVIDFDSEGRALSIEEKPLTPKSSYAVTGLYFYDNDVIQIAKSIKPSPRGELEITDVNNAYLQRGDLQVERFGRGFAWLDTGTHDSLLEASQYVQTIEHRQGLKVACLEEIAYQNGWIDREHLLERAKYFGKTGYGQYLFALAGERQ
- a CDS encoding sigma-54-dependent transcriptional regulator, with amino-acid sequence MSIDNQIQVVLIDDDPHLRQALCQTLDLAGLKVLPLGEATGLTAQLSRDWPGVVVSDIRMPGMDGMELLAELHGQDSELPVLLITGHGDVPLAVQAMRAGAYDFLEKPFASDALLDSVRRALSLRRLVLDNRSLRLALSDRQQLSTRLVGQSAPMLRLREQIGALAATRADVLILGETGAGKEVVARALHDLSNRRTGPFVAINAGALAESVVESELFGHEPGAFTGAQKRRIGKFEFANGGTLFLDEIESMSLDVQVKLLRLLQERVVERLGGNQQIPLDIRIIAATKEDLRQSADQGRFRADLYYRLNVAPLRIPPLRERGEDALMLFQHFADEASSRHGLPLHELQPGQRAMLLRHNWPGNVRELQNVAERFALGLELALDSTPDGPAPGVPMSTGGLSEQVEHFEKALIAAELGRPHSSVRSLAEALGVPRKTLHDKLRKHGLSFADSGNAHADDE
- the rfbD gene encoding dTDP-4-dehydrorhamnose reductase; the encoded protein is MSTPLKILITGQHGQVSRELQQRLQGLGELVVLGRDQLDLTNPEQIRQQVRSHRPGLIINAAAHTAVDQAENEPDVAFAINATAPGILAEEAKVLGIALIHYSTDYVFDGSKPAPYSEDDAPNPLGVYGMSKLAGEQAIAAVGGQYLILRTSWVYSCHGKNFLLTMQRLLQEKPQMRIVADQIGAPTWAGTIANSTRALIERWQAGQAGDWGVYHLTAQGETSWFGFAQAIGEHLLAEGKACAALEGIPASDYPTPAKRPLNSRLDCSRLQQQWQVGQPQWREALRECLAQQH
- the rfbC gene encoding dTDP-4-dehydrorhamnose 3,5-epimerase, translated to MNIVQTTLPGVLIIEPKVFGDERGFFYESFNARAFAEATGLTRNFVQDNHSRSQKGVLRGLHYQLEHTQGKLVRVSAGEVLDVAVDIRRGSPNFGQWVGVRLSAQNHRQLWVPEGFAHGFVVLSDYAEFLYKTTDYYQPSAERCILWNDPTLAIDWQLTEPPQLSAKDQQGKPLLEADLFP
- a CDS encoding thioesterase domain-containing protein; this translates as MSRDSRYLESILHHDIPLTREMGLKVLDWQDRQLRLHLPLQANINHKSTMFGGSLYCGAVLAGWGWLHLQLREEGIEDGHIVIQEGQISYPLPVTQDATAICQAPEDKVWKRFVTTYKRHGRARLALQTWIVNEGSEERAVVFTGQYVLHR
- the cysQ gene encoding 3'(2'),5'-bisphosphate nucleotidase CysQ; amino-acid sequence: MSELFLGHPYIAPVIELARQAGEAILPYWRADVAVTAKKDDSPVTAADLAAHHLILDGLTKLDSSIPVLSEEDADIDQSVRAGWQRWWLVDPLDGTKEFISGSEEFTVNIALIEQGRVVFGVVSMPTSGRCYFGGAGLGAWRSDVNAAPRPIQVRQKPAVGEAFTVVASRRHTSPEQERLLDGLSEGLGELKLANIGSSLKFCLLAEGSADCYPRLAPTSQWDTAAAQGVLEGAGGQVLELNGQPFSYPARASLLNPFFLALPAKAAWRERLLALARS
- a CDS encoding sensor histidine kinase; amino-acid sequence: MTPPLPPRPRWRSLALLALCLAPLLWPLEHLAERYYRSELAGQNRQTLDLYVANLLGTLHRYEVLPQILGDLPALRTALAAPQVSTNLVAANQLLKQVAAQAGVEVMYLMDTRGKTLAASNWDKQDSFVGRNFSFRPYFSEAMAGRLGRFFGLGTTSAKRGYFFAAAVREDEHVIGVLVVKVDLDHTESLWGQTPEQLLVTDHNGVVILTSRPQWRFRATRPLTEAERQAIIAIQPYPTRDPQPLNFSPSAWLRQSSEIAETGWNVEILTPRTLIDRPVRTVVAVGGATLLVLMLLLGLMMQRRRHYLERIAFEAKARRELEMRVAERTSDLEGLNRRLRQEVLERENAQQELVRAQDDLVQAGKLSALGTMSASISHELNQPLAAIRSYAENAEILLDHQRTDDARGNLKLISELTGRMASIIAHLRAFARRDRHAPESVALQPALDDALALLAKRRRAMEVELIRDLPEASLWVEAGETRLRQVLGNLLANALDALTEKGPPRKLWLSAESTDQGVNLYIRDNGPGFCMEALGRAGEPFYTTKTRTQGLGLGLAICDTLMRAFGGELLFANHKEGGALITLKLRAGAPGVSLQPSEDRSV
- the nudE gene encoding ADP compounds hydrolase NudE, with amino-acid sequence MRQKPTVLAREIVASSRLFRVEEVQLRFSNGVERTYERLVGRGAGYGAVMIVAMIDADHALLVEEYCGGTDEYELSLPKGLIEPGEDVLAAADRELKEEAGYGARQLEHLTELSLSPGYMSQKIQVVLATDLYEERLEGDEPEPMRVDRVNLRELAQLAQNVQFSEGRALAALYLVRDLLTQRGAYQP
- the rfbB gene encoding dTDP-glucose 4,6-dehydratase: MRILITGGAGFIGSALVRHLIQHTGHEVLNLDKLTYAGNLESLTSIATNTRYEFVQADIIDQATVSAVLARFQPQAIMHLAAESHVDRSIDGPSDFIQTNIVGTYSLLEATRAYWQQLPEPAKSAFRFHHISTDEVYGDLHGVDDLFTETTPYAPSSPYSASKAASDHLVRAWQRTYGLPVLLTNCSNNYGPFHFPEKLIPLVILNALAGKALPVYGDGLQVRDWLFVEDHARALLKVVTEGVVGETYNIGGHNEQRNIDVVRGICALLEELAPQRPAGVAQFTDLITFVKDRPGHDQRYAIDASKIERELGWVPEETFETGLRKTVQWYLDNLEWCRRVQDGSYQGQRLGNTDLKDLIA